A region of the Yarrowia lipolytica chromosome 1C, complete sequence genome:
GTGAAACtggtctgattctgattgaaaaagaagggaCGTTAGAggggtttatatatttCCTGCCGAGGCTGGTTTAGGTTGGAGAGGTTTGGGTCAGtggcgaaaaaaaatgtgCATCGTTTGATGCCATGCATTATGCCCGACGAATTTTTTAGGGTGCAGGAGGAAAGAAGTCGTCAGAATCAGATGGAAAGCTCCAGAATGTGATGAAAGAGATATTCTGGAAATAATTGCTGCAATGATGGCATAACTTTATTGTAAAATTATGATTTCATTCTTCTAAACAGTCCCATGTCCAGTTTTCCCTTACTTAGTAGACCCCAAAGGATTGCCATCCCTCCTTACATATCATAAAACCTTTTAATTATGCACCAAGCCCCTCCTGGGCAAGAAAAAATTGGACAGAATAGCGGGAGAATATTCCAATGATACCGAAAGCCACCTGAATCTTGATTTTGGAAAAATAAAGGTTCCGACTGGAAGGATGTGGCATCATCTGTCAAAAAAACTGTCTTCTTAGCTTCCCAAATATCCATCTTTTTTCCTTACCTTGGGGTATTCAGAATGCATGCATGATGAGGCAGGCTGGAACAGGAATGACCCTATATGTGAACTTGTGCAACAGGATAAATGGCAAAACGCCGATTGATTCAACTGTGAGGATCCCCCGTTATCAAACCGGTCACGTACCCCTAGCTTTCCCCACTGAATTTAAAATAGCcccgtattttcaccaggatatggccgcaactTGCGGGATTAGCTGTTGGGGATATAAACTGAGTCATAAATGTCACATGAGTACGTAATCGACTTTGAATGTCCAATATTTCTAGAGTTTCGTGAGTGTAGAATGTTTGAAATGttctcccactacaatactaactgggctctctggtgcttgactatggctgatcggacgggaagccgtattttcaccaggatatggccgcaactgACATGTAACTATTCAGAAGCTAGTCATAAGGTGTTATGATTAGTCATGTGCCttggcacgtgactggacGTCATGAGTGTGTCATTATGGATGAATACTTGGTATCGCGTGGctaagtcacgtggataGTGACGTGCTTTACAGAAGGGTTGAGATGCCTGTATATATAGCCACCACTCGCAAGTATGGAAGTTAAGTTATGTTTATACGACTTCCGGAGTTCGTACTATTGGTGTATTGCTCTGTAGAGTAGGACGAGCGGTTCCCGCTCGTACCTAGGGATATCTTGAGGATTGACCCATCACCGATCCGTTACATGACATAAAAAGTGTAAGATTCCATTTAACTGGCCAAACAGGTCATGTGGCCGCAAAAAATCAATGAATCTGGGATGCCTATTGCGTAATATCTGGTAGAAGAACTTCTCTTGCATCACGTGGATGTGAATCAGTACGAAGTTTTGGACGAAGCACCAAGGATAAGAGACTGTGTCTGTAACGGTAAGACACCTAATACATACAATCTGATGAATTTCATGAACTGTCACTATTGGCACTTGTTTAAATCCTTGGGATCGCATAGCAGACATCTCATTGGTGAAGTCTTCAATaacgtacagtatgtactgtagctatcGGTAGTACCAGGATCTGAAACGGTGAAGAGACTTGAATACTCCATGGTGGTAACAGCGACGATTTTGGCGCCAGCTGTGAGGCGCTAATCTGCTCGTAGAACTCTCTGTCCAAATTTGAAAGATACCAAGAACCCTTATTTCCTAGAACAACGTTTGTGGAAACAGGAGTAGGCGTTACCTGCCCACAAAAACTTCTATTGGCGTTTGTCATAATCAaggtatgtactgtactgtagaggCTCTCAAAAAAGAAGCATAAGGTCCCCGAGTGCACGTTTTGCGCTATGGGGTGTTATCCATGGGCGTAATGGACCAGAAGTCTTGCCTGGTGTATCTTGGACTTCATAAAGTCATGGAACTGAGTATCCTAAGGGTATCTCTCATCTCAACACTGTAGCTCCAAGTTTCCACAGGTGTCTTCAAAGGGGACGAAGAATTATGAGATTTCTGAATGTCAGGTGCGTTGTACAGGAAACCAACGAAGATTACTTTGTGGTTTTTCATAAGACAGGTGCACCGGCACGTTCGGCTCACAGAAACTGCCACATCTCAGGTTCTATCCATAAGACACCAAGAATTGGTACCCAGAGGTGCTCATCCATGATCCAGTTGTTAGGTTTCCTTTGGGGTTTTCATTTAGATGCTTCGCAATCGACATACTCACATAACCATACTCTTGAATTCGTCATCTTCTCATTGTTGTTTGTCTGCGGTTCTGCGGGGACtggttgttgatggtggaCAGCGAGGGACAGTCATCTCGTTGTCATTTTGTCGTCGATCACGGGGAACTGCCCTGCTTTCCTGTTGATTTAGTACTGACCTCTCTTCTGGTGTCGACGTTTGTGTCAGTATCGAGAGTATCGGAGCTCCGTCACAATTTAATGAATAGTGCTGAacagcatgtacatacagtacatacagtactgtgGTGTGTTGAGCTGTGGAAAGGCACTGGAGTACTGTGATGCTTGATGGTTGCTGATAGTTGATGGCTAATCATTGGATCGCGTGTCAGGAGCGCACGTGAGGACACTGGCTGAGAAGTCATATGAACGCGAAGGCGGGGTGACACGCTCCGTACTCAGGGAGAACGAGCAGTGATAAACATGCAGAGTtatcgtactgtactgtattgcACCTGGAAAGGTCTCTCTTCACGTAGGGTTCCTGATAGTTTAATGGAGTTGGCGTCGCTGCTCTATGAGGGAAGACTTGAAACCAGATGACTGTTCGTCATACCAGTGTAGTCGCTTCGGCATCACACCTTTTTTTTACCCACTGCCAGTCAAAAACCTTAAATGACTTGTTACAACTCTTTAAATGTTTACCTGCGATCCCCGCTTGCTGCACCCTGCGCGAGTGGGGTTCGCTCCGAGCCAATTAATTCCCATAAATTCCAACTTTAATCGATAGAGACTTTCTGAACTCAGAGAGTGGGGCAGACCATAACAGCCAGCGGTGAAGGAGCTATATACTGTAATTGTACGTACGTACgataccagtacatacgagtacggtactcgtactgtacgacACTTACGGTGGGCGTTCTGTTACCACTAATGTAGCTCCGTAGTTCAGTTTATTTGAATTTATTTTAAAGCTATGACATGATATAGGCGGCAGTTCCGAGTGTTTGATATAATAATCACTCCAGGGTGTACAGTAACGCCAATTGCTAGCCTCGAAGGGCGATTTTAGGCGATAGGTCCCCCCACGTCATTTCATGTCCTCTCACGTACGCCCGCTTCCTCGGTTCTCTTGGGGTTCATTCGCCCTCAGGCCGTTCATCAATAAGTTGCATGTAATATTCTCGGAGTAGTCCCTGCACCAGTCTCATGTGTCCTCCAGCCACAATAATGGGGCTTGAAGCTATATATTTTGGTATGATTTCTCCATGTAAGACATGGGTCACTCTGCCGCCTTCTCGCGTGGCTTACGGCACCCCAACGATAGAATGTCTTGTGTCGGATAACCAGAATGCTGTCAGATGTGGCACCAGATAGACTTCGGATTATTGATCGAgtgtggagttggagagacTTGCttcgtacaagtacaaagtaccgtacaagtacgagtacatactgtactgccAGGTGACTAGTAGCTACGTACAACTAGAAAAATATTATGGGCATGTAACACCTTGTGTATATGTTACTCGGGTGTTCTTGGTGAGTCCAGTCGCCCGCCTCGTCCTTCTGCACTGCCTCAACTGTGTAGAGGAATAGCGACTTCATCCATCcagatacaagtaataattgtacttgtacgcgTTATATGTTGACAGAGGAAATCTGTGGCAGGTGACATAACTAATTGCCGCTTTTcccgtacttgtactgtacaaggtAGCTTGCGTCATGTTGGCTCCGTATAATTCTGGTCCCTCGTTAGAGACACAGGACCCCCTCAAGATACAGTTATACAAGTTGTAAAATATGTTGGGGTCCCTAAATTGATTGACTATATTCCcccactacaagtagcacaaCTCTATTTATATATGCGGCGTTGTGAGGTGCAGGCAGATGCATAAAGAGATGGACTTTTCCTCCACACCACACCCTTTCTAGCAGTAAAAGAAACCATGGCACTTTTCATCAATCTGCTTGCTGTTTTTGTCAGTCTGATAATTGGCGGCACTATTTATTTGGACCGCTCGTTCTCAGAGCTGACCAACAGAGTGAGTTGGAATGACAGACATGTATACAACAAGGCGGCAGAGTACAACGCAGCCTCATGCAAGGTGTCAAAAGCGATCCCAGAGGCGTGTGAAGACAGCATTGTGGATGACTCGACTGGTCTTGTCTACTTCAGCTGTGGCGAAACGGAAAACAGAACAAAATGGTTCCCGGGATGCAATTGGTGGGACAAGGAGGGCATGAccacaaacagcttctATGTCTATGATCCGGAGACGCGAGACTTTGAAAAAATGAACCTGGACTACCATGGTGAGTTCGTGTCGCATGGCCTGTCTCTGTTGAAGGACCCCAACAACCCCGACACTCGATACATCTTCTCAGTCAACCACAAGAGTACTGGCAGCATCATTTCGATTTTCTCGTTCCAGGCCGGCACCAACGACGTATCTCATGTTGGCGACATCAAAGACTCGCGAATCTACACACCAAACTCCGTCACCGCCTACGTCGAAGACGATGGCTCGATCGCCATCATGTATACAAACGACCACCTCTTCCGAAAAGGCTTCATGCGACATGTGGAGGACAGCTACGGGCCGTTCATGTGGGGGCATGTTGGTAACTGCAACTtcaagattgaggacgGAGACATCAAGGGCCTGTCTTGCAGTCGAGTGGCTGTGGAAAACTCGTACCCCAATGGAATCACCCACATCCCCGACACCAAGGAATTCTTGGTGGCTGACACCCGTCTCGGTACTTTGTCGTCCTTCAAGTGGGATGTGGATACAAAGAGTCTAAACCTCCAGCACTCGACACCATTTGGTGCTGCTCTGGACAATGTGCATGTCATTGCTGGAACAAAGGATGTCATTGTGGCTGGTTTCCCCGATGAAAAGCAGGTGTTCTACAAGTTCAGAAATATGCATGACAAGTCTATCAAAGTGGAGTCGTTGGTCTTCAGAGCTAACAGTCGAGACAATTACACGGTCCCCCACGTGCTGCAAAAGACTGACGGACTTCATGGCCTCCAGGTGgtcaccaactacaactatCTGCCCAAGCACGACCGGCTTCTGGGAAGCAGTGTTTGTTCGGAAGGAATTTTGATTTGCGACAACATTTACGGAATCATCATGTAACTATTTAAGCAATCATACGCTCACAGAGCCAACCTGAAATCCAAACGCTTACTGCCAGAGTccgtgtttgtgtttctgtAATGCTGTTGCTCATCCTTCGTCATGGCGTTCCACTTTTCACTTCGGCGTTTGTTGATGACATAATAGAACAGCTTAGTACCCGCGAGGATAACAATCAGGATGAAGTACAAAATGATTAGCTGTTGATTGCCTCGATGGTACTTTGGCTTGTCGTCAGCTCGGTAAATGTTGGCACCCACAATGGCTCCGACTTGCACAAACATGTTGTAAAGCGACTGGCCCATAGTTCTCTGGGAGACAGTGTtggagtttctggaggTCCACGATACAAGAATGGCGTGGTTTTGAGGCTGACCCAAGATGATAGTCATTACCGCCCACGTACCCCACTTGTCTACCAAGGCACCCTTCCAGAATCGCAGCACCATGAGTCCAGGCAGCATCCAAATGGGGTGAGCCATACAATGGAACGCTCGTTCGTTGAAGAATTCAGAAGACAGGGTGATGGAAATCATCATAATGATGTGGAGTACATTAGCAGGGATTGTAAGTAAATTGGTGTTGAAGGTGGAAAAGCCCAGACCTCTGAGGTTGAGAGTCATGTAGAAGCTGACAGCGTTCGTGGCGATTTGACTGAACATGCCGGCAGCATAGATGGGCCACAGACGGTAGTCGGCAAAGGCGTTCCAGATTCTCTTGACAGAAAGACCCTCTCGATTGTGCAGATCTCCTTTATAAGGGTCGTCTCTGAGCACTCGGTTGACCACAATCTTCTCTTCACGTTCTGTGAACCAGCCGTTTTTACGAAACCATGTTTTGGTTTGTGAAGGTGAAGCAGGCatcttgaagaaggaggcaaGACCAATCAACAGAGTCATAATGCCCTCAATGATAAAcagccatctccaaccatGGGGAATAGAAGAGGTGTGGATACGCAGCAGTCCGAAGGCCATGAGAGAGGTCAGAATCGTAGTCAGTGTCTGTGAGCCCCAGAATAGAGATAGTCTGAAAGGCAGCTCTTTCGATGTGTAAAAGTAGGACAACCACAAGACAAGATCGGGGATAAAACCGCCCTCCAGCAGACCCAAGAGACATCTAGTAGCGTAAAAGGAACCCTTACCAGTAAGAGCTCCCTGGCTAGCAGCGACAACAGACCACAGTACCATTTGGGCAGGGACCCATCTATCAGGACCGATCTTCTTGGAAATAAGCTGTGACGGAATCTCAGCAGCAAGGAAAGAACACAAGAAGATGGTGTTGCCCTTGTTGTAATCATTGGTGGTCATTCCCAGATCATCAAGCAGGTTATCGGTAAGAGCTTGGCCAAGGTTGCCTCGGTCAACCTGGAGAGCCACAAACATGATACAGGCCCATGTGGTGACATACCAGTCCAACTTCGCACAagtttcttctcttcttggGGAGTCCACTCCAGTTCAGGATCGAAGAGGTGGCGATTCTCGTACTGAGCATCCTCGTATAGCTTGGCGAAGTGCTTGGCAACCTCGGGGTTGCTAAAGATGTTGCCTCCTGTGCCTGAACCATCAATGATGGAAACAGCTGCTGTATCGGCGTCACTGATGGAGTCCACAGAGATTGATAATTCGTCGTACTTCTTGTCAGCCATTGCGAGTCAGTTTGTAGATGGGGACCGTACTGTCATTAGTTGATATTTATATACTCCCTATAAGCCACAATATACCTAGACACCGGGGCTAATTCATTTGTAGATAGCCACACTTCCATGATTTGAACACTCGCCATTTACACATTGTGGCTTTCGGGTCTTACTGAAATTCTAACTAGTAATTAGGGGTCAGTGTGGAAGTCATCAACACGCTGATTTTATCTCGGAAATACCCGAAACCTAATAATAGCAGCCGttaaaaaaacaccccTTGTTTCCCTTTCAAACATCTCGTATATCTCTTGGCTGTCACTGGGCACTCGTTTCGAAGATGCATGGCGCACATCGATGTAGCCACGAACAAGCCACATTTCTTAATCACGAGTTTTAGCATGGGATTAGACTGGTAGTTTAAATAAAAACAATTATGTGGAGCCATTATACTCGAAATGATGCGATGGTGACGAATTAATAGCGCGAGCGCCGTTACGAGGGCGATATCTCAGTTAACCAGTTAGGGCTTGACAGACGCGCAGCCCGGTACCCAGCACAACGTGAACGCATGCCTCTATCATTATCTAtatatgtatgtactggtatcCCATATTGTGCACTTATGATCTCAGGTCCTTCATCTTGAACGGGAGACCGTTCTTGACCATAGCATGTCGAGCATTGTTGTAAATGTTATCCTCTGTATGCGGGTGGAAACCGCCCCTGTTACAGTTCTTGATAATGTCAACACCCGGAGGATCCGACAGTCTGAAGATGCCAAAGTTGGGATCATGCTGAGGCGCGCACACAAGAGCCACAGCCTCAGGCAGCATGATCTGATACGAATTCTGGGTATGCAGGTCCACAGATGACATGAAACAGGTCTGTGTGGGGTGTGTGTGGATCCATCCGAGTACAAAGAGATCATTTTCATCAATCTGCTCAAATAGAAGCTCCTCATTCGTTGTCTGACACGTGTCAGAGGTGCTTTCCTGAGGTGGGATCATCAGATGTGTGACGAAGAATGCATTTCGCGACAACTTCCCGCATAAAATACCGCAGGTCTCGAGGTTTTTAACGGTGTTGGCGTGCGCAACCTTGAGGAAGGTGGCCTCCAACTCAGCCGGAATGAACAGGGACCGCAGGGCCAGTCCTCCTTCAGTGGTGTATCGTGAAGTGTGTTCCAcagatgaagatgacgtTGTAGGTGGTGCTGGGGCGGCTGGTTTCTCATATGATGCTTTTAATGCTGCTGGTTTAGCTGGGATCGCTGGAGGTGAGTCCGCAAGTCGAATCTGGCCAGCTGTAGGCGACAGCGTAAGTGGTCCGGACTCATAAACGTAGGGTGAAAGAACGGATGATAACTCCCGGTTGAGATCGGGATAGTCGAACGTAtcatgttgatgatgtgCTTGTTGTTGCCAGTTTCCATGCTCGTACATTGGCTCAGACACTTGTCGTGTATCATATCGACCAAATGAATAGTCTTCCAAATTCACATGATCtgggcctccttgaccaaGTTGTGATCTCAGGTCGTCAATACGGCTCGTACTTCCGCTGCCCCTGCTGCCACCGCTTCTTCCACTGTCGGAGGCTTGTTGTAATGCTCGTAGTTTTCGTTGTCgttcctcctcagccttTTTCTCCTCCGTGATTTGCACCTCAAGAGCCTTCTTCAGCTGCTGCATCTCTTGCAGAACCCCGGGCATCTTGCCGGTCATTTTCTTGAATAGCGCCCTGTTGGCCTTGAGCCCGGGATGCCCAGgcatcttgttgagcaaCAGGTCTGCGAACCGCGTGTACAGCAGATAAGCCTTCTCGAAATCACCATCATCGCGGTAAATTTCAGCCTCGCGCAGAACCGTGCCAACCACGTGGATCCATACACGGAAGCTGGTGTTGTTAGTATAGGGGTAGTCCAGCCCTTTGGCTGCGATTTCCGCTATCGATAACATCTCAGGGGACCGGTGGTTTGGTGATGATCAGTGGCGAGAACGTTTGCGTCAGATATGCACAGTAAATTTGAGGTCCTGTGAGAACCTTGTTGTCTTGGAGGGGTGTTATGTGCAACATGGAATGATACAGTGAGTGTGGGATTCGTTCTGACGACACATGCGAAGATTCCTCACATCACAATTGTGATCATGACAATCAGCAACATATAATACGACGGATACGACTCAACGCCACCAGCTTAGTCATGATACTCGCCAAGGTTCTCGCCCCTTagagtacagtaatcaCATCAACCGATAGTGATAAAGACACGAACGCATGAACGACGATACCGGCATGAGAGCGTTACATGCGCCTTTTACAGGCTATACATCAGCGACATGTCACTTGGCACGTCTACTACGCACCATCTCGGGCAAGTACAATCTGTTCGCGACTTGTTGCACCTATATGACTGCTGATTCAGTGTTACCCACGACACGCTGACGCGACTGAGCAACGCTTACATCACCCAAATCCTTTGTAATGACACAGCCCACAACTTGCCACGTTTTGCTCTTACGGGGTGTTTTACGCTCTCCGAAAAAAGACTCCATGAATCCACTAGGAGCGGACGCGCAATGCCCTTGATGAAGAATCGGGGGCTGCCAGGCTGTTTCAGATTTGCTTGCCTACTAGCCCCGATGGGGCCTACTGTAGAAGAAGCACCTTGACATGACGGTGATGGTCACATCACCAGATCGACTCACAAGATCGACACACCAGATCGACAGCACCACCTCGATAGTACCGCAGCGACGGAATCACAACGAAGGCACGTGGTTTCTTCCTGACTACGATATCCACAGGGCGATGGGTCTACACTACAGGAGCGCCATCGCTGCAGCGATAAGACAGGAGCAACACGACGGCCGGGATACCGCAATAGCGATACCACCCACACAATCTCGAGGCGATGACTAATAGCATGGACCTTGTGGTGGACGGTGATGATGTATTAGTAGATAACGGTTGCAACTCCACTCTCCACTCCAGGTGATTCTGGTCAGATGACATTTCTGCTTGAATGCGCCATTCTAATAGTCCATACGAAGGGAAGAAAGGCATACTCACAGACGAAGGGGAAAGGAACGGTTCCAATGTTAGGAGGGACTGTGTTAGGGAGATGTCGAAATCGACTGTTGATGTGGGATCAGGTAACATATCTGATTGGAATCCAAAGGATAACTCAACCGCACGCAGTGACACGACCACTACAGTAACATGTATCCAAACAGTCACGCTGACTGAGTGATGGAAGCCGCGGGATAAGTGATCTTGTGCTATCCGAGCATAACCACACATCACTACCTCCCCTCCAAGAAACAAAGAATAGTCACGCGGATGAGCTGATCAATGGAGCTAACACAGACATAAAAGTAACAGCAGCGAGGACGACAAATAAGAAGGGGGGAGGGAGGGAAACGTGGGAAGTGCCAACTGGACGACAAGATATGGGCTCCAAGGGTTGGCTGCTTCTGTCTAAAATAAAGGGGGGAGACCTGATTATATACCTACAGGCCGTTGTTTTGATCCTATTTGTGAGAAAGTGAGGTTGATTGTGCCTGATGTGAAGCTGAAGATCCTGGTCATACTCCCTGACATCGAGCAAAACGCCGATTGAAGTGGAGCGATTTATCTCCATAGCTACATAGAAAATGAAGCTTGCTACAGTAACCGATTTTTACTGTATCGTATCTGTAGCCCTATTCAGTCTCAAATTTTGAGTCTCGACGAGAATCCACGTTAATGTTCCGTTGCATCACTATTGAACAACCAACCGATGCAGGAACATGGGTGTCCCAAGACTTAAGGAATACCGCTATGGCGGGTGTTTTGTTGTCTGTTCATTGGTGGTACTGTAGGTGTGAGAGTTGCGTGCCAACCACTGTATTACGACACCATCCACAATGTATTAATCTATCTATCCAATCTTTTcagctatatatatacattatCCGGCTTGCTTATGGCAGCATGTTGAAAACCCACATGAAAGCGAAGGCAACAACAATCTTCAC
Encoded here:
- a CDS encoding uncharacterized protein (Compare to YALI0C00110g, weakly similar to uniprot|Q9P731 Neurospora crassa Hypothetical 48.8 kDa protein), with amino-acid sequence MALFINLLAVFVSLIIGGTIYLDRSFSELTNRVSWNDRHVYNKAAEYNAASCKVSKAIPEACEDSIVDDSTGLVYFSCGETENRTKWFPGCNWWDKEGMTTNSFYVYDPETRDFEKMNLDYHGEFVSHGLSLLKDPNNPDTRYIFSVNHKSTGSIISIFSFQAGTNDVSHVGDIKDSRIYTPNSVTAYVEDDGSIAIMYTNDHLFRKGFMRHVEDSYGPFMWGHVGNCNFKIEDGDIKGLSCSRVAVENSYPNGITHIPDTKEFLVADTRLGTLSSFKWDVDTKSLNLQHSTPFGAALDNVHVIAGTKDVIVAGFPDEKQVFYKFRNMHDKSIKVESLVFRANSRDNYTVPHVLQKTDGLHGLQVVTNYNYLPKHDRLLGSSVCSEGILICDNIYGIIM
- a CDS encoding uncharacterized protein (Converted to coding from non-coding YALI0C00132g, similar to DEHA0D11396g Debaryomyces hansenii IPF 1233.1 frameshift no start), with protein sequence MFVALQVDRGNLGQALTDNLLDDLGMTTNDYNKGNTIFLCSFLAAEIPSQLISKKIGPDRWVPAQMVLWSVVAASQGALTGKGSFYATRCLLGLLEGGFIPDLVLWLSYFYTSKELPFRLSLFWGSQTLTTILTSLMAFGLLRIHTSSIPHGWRWLFIIEGIMTLLIGLASFFKMPASPSQTKTWFRKNGWFTEREEKIVVNRVLRDDPYKGDLHNREGLSVKRIWNAFADYRLWPIYAAGMFSQIATNAVSFYMTLNLRGLGFSTFNTNLLTIPANVLHIIMMISITLSSEFFNERAFHCMAHPIWMLPGLMVLRFWKGALVDKWGTWAVMTIILGQPQNHAILVSWTSRNSNTVSQRTMGQSLYNMFVQVGAIVGANIYRADDKPKYHRGNQQLIILYFILIVILAGTKLFYYVINKRRSEKWNAMTKDEQQHYRNTNTDSGSKRLDFRLAL
- a CDS encoding uncharacterized protein (Compare to YALI0C00165g, similar to uniprot|Q9P371 Schizosaccharomyces pombe, similar to Saccharomyces cerevisiae YLR073C; ancestral locus Anc_8.13); amino-acid sequence: MLSIAEIAAKGLDYPYTNNTSFRVWIHVVGTVLREAEIYRDDGDFEKAYLLYTRFADLLLNKMPGHPGLKANRALFKKMTGKMPGVLQEMQQLKKALEVQITEEKKAEEERQRKLRALQQASDSGRSGGSRGSGSTSRIDDLRSQLGQGGPDHVNLEDYSFGRYDTRQVSEPMYEHGNWQQQAHHQHDTFDYPDLNRELSSVLSPYVYESGPLTLSPTAGQIRLADSPPAIPAKPAALKASYEKPAAPAPPTTSSSSVEHTSRYTTEGGLALRSLFIPAELEATFLKVAHANTVKNLETCGILCGKLSRNAFFVTHLMIPPQESTSDTCQTTNEELLFEQIDENDLFVLGWIHTHPTQTCFMSSVDLHTQNSYQIMLPEAVALVCAPQHDPNFGIFRLSDPPGVDIIKNCNRGGFHPHTEDNIYNNARHAMVKNGLPFKMKDLRS